CGCGCAATTGAAAAAGCCCCGGCCTCTCTTATACTACTGCCCGCCCCGGAGGACGGGGGCCGGTATTGGCTAAAAAAACAGTGCAAAAAAATTCAAGGTCGGCGGCGCTTTTCGCCTCGGCGCGCAAGGTTCTGGCGGGCGGAGTCAACAGCCCCGTCCGCTCTTTCAACGCGGTGGGAGGCTCTCCTCTTTTCATTTCAAAGGCGAAGGGCGCTTATGTTTACGATGCGGACGGCAACCGCCACACGGATTACATGGGCTCGTGGGGCGCGCTGATTCTGGGGCATGCGCACCCTTCCGTGGTTCGCGCCGTGTCGGCGGCGGCGCGCGCCGGAACCAGTTACGGCGTTTCGTGCGAGGCGGAAACGGAACTTGCAAAAACGCTTGCGCGCTCTTTCAAGTCGGTTGAGAAGATCAGAATGACCAACTCCGGCACCGAGGCGCTTATGAGCGCGGCGCGGCTTGCCCGCGCTTTCACCGGGCGCGATTTGCTGGTGAAGTTTGACGGCTGCTACCACGGCCACGCAGACCATCTGCTTGTGAAGGCGGGCAGCGGAGCCACCACCTTCGGCCACCCCTCAAGCGCCGGAGTGCCCCGCGCTTTCACTTCAAAAACGCTCACCGCCCCCTACAACGACACGGGAGCGGTTAAAAAACTTTTCGCCCGCAGGGGGCGCGAGATCGCGGCAATCGTGGTTGAGCCGGTCGCGGGAAACATGGGGGTCGTTCCCCCCGCGCCGGGTTTTCTTGAGTTTCTCGGAAAAGTGACGGCGCGCCACGGCGCGCTTCTTGTTTTTGACGAGGTTATAACCGGAATGCGTTTTGCGGGCGGCGCGCAGAAAAGGTTCGGCGTTGCCGCAGACATAACCTGCCTCGGCAAGATAATCGGCGGCGGGCTTCCGGTGGGCGCGCTGGGGGCGCGCGGGGAGATAAT
This region of Candidatus Dadabacteria bacterium genomic DNA includes:
- the hemL gene encoding glutamate-1-semialdehyde 2,1-aminomutase, which translates into the protein MAKKTVQKNSRSAALFASARKVLAGGVNSPVRSFNAVGGSPLFISKAKGAYVYDADGNRHTDYMGSWGALILGHAHPSVVRAVSAAARAGTSYGVSCEAETELAKTLARSFKSVEKIRMTNSGTEALMSAARLARAFTGRDLLVKFDGCYHGHADHLLVKAGSGATTFGHPSSAGVPRAFTSKTLTAPYNDTGAVKKLFARRGREIAAIVVEPVAGNMGVVPPAPGFLEFLGKVTARHGALLVFDEVITGMRFAGGAQKRFGVAADITCLGKIIGGGLPVGALGARGEIMDMLSPEGPVYQAGTLSGNPLAVAAGLATVRGMGGGRGLAGIDARAARLCDMILSSARRLGAPVTVNREGSMFTVFFSEKPVTDYVSALKCDTRMFGVFHSALRERGVLFPPSQFEAAFVSKAHTDADIEKTARAVEGALARACGQ